The genomic segment TATTTTGGAGTACACGGTTTTCGATCCATTTGGAGGATATGCGGATATCCCTGCAAATTATCTGACGGTGAGCATCACACTGAGTGAAAAAGAATTCGCAACCGACGTGTCCGTCGTACAAGGGGATTTTTCGACGGTCGCTAACGGTGAAAAGCGTTATCAGGATTCCCACGGGGGTTGGTCGTATATTTTAGAAAAAATAAAAACGCTGGCCGAAGCCGGCGCGTGAATACGTTTGATTATCATTTCGTTTTTCAGTAAAATCAACGCGTAAAATCGTTCATTTTTCAGCGTTGTTCTCCATGTCTTCCGAAATCCGTGAGTTGCTTCAGGCGGCTACACATGCCGCGTATGAAGCAGGAAAACTCACACTGCGTTATTATCAGACAGCCTCCTTGGATGTGATCGCCAAGCCGGACGCCTCGCCCGTCACGATCGCCGACCGTTCTGCGGAGGAATGGTTGCGCGCATTCATCAGTAAAGAATTTCCGGATCATGGGATTTTGGGAGAAGAATTCGGCGAAACTATCGGTAGCGGCCGGTATCGCTGGATATTGGATCCTATTGACGGCACCAAATCATTTATTCACGGTGTACCTTTTTACGGGACAATGGTTGCTATCGAAGATGTGCAAAAAAAAGATGCCATCGTCGGTGTGATACATTTTCCGGCACTGGGCGAAATCCTTTCCGCGGCTACTAATGAAGGTGCCACTATCAACGGTCGCAGAGTCAAAGCGCGCACAACGGAATATCTGGCTGAAGCGACGCTTCTCACTACGGATATGAAAAGTTCTCACCAAGGAGACTACGCACCCATTCTTCAAACACTCATCAAAGAAACTAAAATCGTTCGCACGTGGGGCGATTGTTATGGGCATGCTTTGGTGGCGTGCGGTCGGGCCGATATTATGGTGGACCCTAAGCTCAATCTTTGGGATATCGCCGCACTCAAACCGATCATCGAAGAATCCGGCGCTGTGATTTTTGATCGAAATGGCGTTACGTCTATGTATATTGACAACGCGATTGCGTGCGGACCGGCGCTCCAAAAGGAAATATGGACGAAACTGAATATATCCCATGCGTAAGCCCTTGAATCGCAATGCTTGAGCGAAAACGCCTCCGGGTTTGATCTCGTCATGACTATTCGCATGAATTCTCAGTTGATCCGTGTAATAAAGAAAAAATAGTTTTCTAATGTTCTTATATTGAGGTCATATGTCATTTGAAATTCAAGAAATTTTAGAAACCATCCGCATGACGGAGGTAGAGCATTTTGATATTCGCACGACGACGATGGGTATCAGTTTACGGGATTGCGGACGCGGCAATGCGCCGGCGACGATCCAGGCGATCTACGATAAAATCTGTCGTTACGCGGAGCGTCATGTAGCGACGGCGCGTGAGGTCGAACAAAAATACGGGATAGCCATTGCCAATAAACGTATTTCCATCACACCGGCATCCATTGCTTGTGACGGATTTACGCGCAGTGAATTTGTTCAGTTGGCGAAAAAATTAGATGAAGCGGCCGAACGGGTCGGTGTAGATTTTTTGGCCGGATTTTCAGCGCTCGTACAAAAGGGTTTTACCAAAGGTGATCGGGCATTGATCGAATCCATTCCCGAAGCCATAGGTAGTACCAAACGCGTATGTTCGTCCATCAATGTCGGTTCTACCAAAGCCGGTATCAATATGGATGCCATTATTGCGGTATCCAAAGTCATCAAAGATTTGGCGCAGGTCACGGCGTCCGAGGGCGCGATCGGTTGTGCTAAGTTTGTCGTGTTTTGTAATGCGGTTGAAGACAATCCGTTTGTAGCCGGGGCATTTCACGGAGTGACGGAAGCCGAATGTACGATCAATGTCGGAATCAGCGGACCGGGTGTCGTACTGCACGCGATCAAACAAGCGCCGGATGCGGATCTTGGCGAACTCTCGGAAATCATCAAACGTATGACGTTTAAAATTACCCGTGCGGGGGAATTGATCGGCCGAGAAGTGGCGCGTCAGCAGAATATTGATTTCGGTATTGTTGATTTGTCTTTGGCTCCTACACCAGCGCCGGGCGACAGTATCGCGGATATTCTTGTTGCGATGGGACTTGAAGATGTCGGCGCATGCGGTACGACAGCGGCACTGGCGATGCTCAACGACGCCGTTAAAAAAGGCGGTCTCATGGCGTCGTCGTATGTCGGCGGTTTGAGCGGCGCTTTTATCCCGGTGAGCGAAGATCAAGGTATGATCGCTGCCGTAGAAAAAGGAAATTTGTCGTTGGAAAAATTAGAAGCGATGACCTGTGTGTGTTCGGTCGGTTTGGATATGGTTGCCGTGCCCGGTGATACGACGTGGGAAACAATCGCCGGTCTGATTGCGGACGAATCAGCTATCGGAATGATCAACAGCAAAACGACGGCAGTTCGCATCATTCCCGTACCCGGAAAAAAAGTCGGCGAATCCGTTGATTATGGCGGACTGCTGGGCAAA from the bacterium genome contains:
- a CDS encoding SRPBCC domain-containing protein, yielding MSAKTITSEITIYAQAERVWAVLTEPSLTRQYMFDCEAQSDWKPGSRLEWKSAKDGVVYVRGHIVRNEYPRILEYTVFDPFGGYADIPANYLTVSITLSEKEFATDVSVVQGDFSTVANGEKRYQDSHGGWSYILEKIKTLAEAGA
- a CDS encoding histidinol-phosphatase, encoding MSSEIRELLQAATHAAYEAGKLTLRYYQTASLDVIAKPDASPVTIADRSAEEWLRAFISKEFPDHGILGEEFGETIGSGRYRWILDPIDGTKSFIHGVPFYGTMVAIEDVQKKDAIVGVIHFPALGEILSAATNEGATINGRRVKARTTEYLAEATLLTTDMKSSHQGDYAPILQTLIKETKIVRTWGDCYGHALVACGRADIMVDPKLNLWDIAALKPIIEESGAVIFDRNGVTSMYIDNAIACGPALQKEIWTKLNISHA
- a CDS encoding PFL family protein, which translates into the protein MSFEIQEILETIRMTEVEHFDIRTTTMGISLRDCGRGNAPATIQAIYDKICRYAERHVATAREVEQKYGIAIANKRISITPASIACDGFTRSEFVQLAKKLDEAAERVGVDFLAGFSALVQKGFTKGDRALIESIPEAIGSTKRVCSSINVGSTKAGINMDAIIAVSKVIKDLAQVTASEGAIGCAKFVVFCNAVEDNPFVAGAFHGVTEAECTINVGISGPGVVLHAIKQAPDADLGELSEIIKRMTFKITRAGELIGREVARQQNIDFGIVDLSLAPTPAPGDSIADILVAMGLEDVGACGTTAALAMLNDAVKKGGLMASSYVGGLSGAFIPVSEDQGMIAAVEKGNLSLEKLEAMTCVCSVGLDMVAVPGDTTWETIAGLIADESAIGMINSKTTAVRIIPVPGKKVGESVDYGGLLGKAPIMPIRNLSPKKFIGRGGRIPAPTVALSN